The window AGCCATGACGACAAAATGCTTTAGTATCACGGCCTCCAGAAACTGGTGCCTCCGATCAACCTTCTCCAGCTTCGGTCTCCGATCAACCGTCACCGACCTCGGCGACGGCACCACCATTCATTGCTGGGTACCCAAAACCCGAAAAGAAACCCGACCCGATTTGCTATTACTCCATGGATTGGGAGCTAACGCCATGTGGCAGTGGGGGCCGGATATCATCCCTCGATTCGTTCACCACTTCAATGTCTACGTGCCGGATTTGGTGTTCTTCGGCGACTCGTATACGACTCGCCGGGAACGATCTGAGTCGTTTCAGGCTCAGTGTGTGTACCGAGTCATGGAGGCGAACTCGGTGAAGAGAATGAGGGTGGTGGGGCTGAGTTACGGTGGGTTTGTGGCGTATAGTCTGGCGGCGGAGTTTAAGGAGGCGGTGGAGAGGGTGGTGATATGTTGTGCCGGAGTGTGTTTGGAGGAGAAGGATTTGGCGGAAGGGTTGTTTCCGGTGAAGACTTTAGAGGAGGCGGCGGATATATTGCTGCCGCAGACGCCGGAGAAGATGAAGGAGTTGATGCGGTTTACTTTTGTGAAGCCGCCGGTGAAGACTCCCAACTGTATACTTGTAGACTTCATCGACGTAAGTTTTCGCTATTTCCACACTCCTTTTCACTTCCATTCATTCCTTGTAtaattatgtgtttttttttaactaaattttttaataaataactaAAAATCTTACTAATAACTATTTTAGCCTAAATAATGCAACAATTTTACTcagaaaatatatattatttaattatcaattaatcaCGACCATATACAAAAGTACTTGGAAATGCCTATGGTGGtttttttttcgtatttttttCTCAATGATATAACAATAGTTAATATATACAATATGATTATATAGtttatatataatcaaaacaATACTCAGACATTTGAATATATTTTAGACGTCTTTCAACTCGTTTGGCCTATGTCTCATTTATTCAACGTGGTAGACTTATCTTCAATTTACGTTTCAGTTAtaaacttcttttttttttttttttttgtcaattttaaACAATAACATGGTTTTCTTTTTAATTAAGATATATGTAAAAATTGGTAATATTTGGCAACATAATGGAACATGTTTACATAAATTGATAataaaaagtcattttcattGCATGTTTTGGAACAAACATATACTTTCGCTGAAGAATAAGAGCTATTAGCCACAAAATACcaaatatgttttttttccaTTATGTAATGAATTTATGCAAAAATCGAATTTATATAAAAACTATAGATATAGATGGGCATATAATTGAAAAAAGAGAGTTAAATGCTACATTTATGATTCATTACTATTTACATACTAAATAGTGATAATAGAGTATGGTGCACCATACTTTTCTTCTTTTGATCTCTACCTCATAACAAAATGGTCACTTTTTGAATTATTATTTTAGAATTCTCGttaaacaaaattaaattaaattaaattaaactcCTTACATTAATTGCCAATATTTCAACCTTATTTGATATATAACAAGTGTCATTATAACAATTGATGGTATGTTTGGCGCCTCACTGTTCAATTTATAGTTGTTTGtggaaagtaaaaaaaaaatgattatttcgtggaaagttaaaaaaaatgattattaTTTTAGCCTTTTTTCAcataacataaattgttgtaTATATAGGAGATGAACAAAGAACACGTAGAGGAGAAAAAGGAGCTCATTCATGCTCTATGCAAAGACCGTAAACTTTCCgaaattcccaaaataccccaacCAACAATGATAATATGGGGCGATAAAGATCAAGTTTTTCCCTTGGAGTTGGGTTATAGATTAAAAAGGTTTGACTTTCAGTGTGTgtgtttgacttttgaagtcaaaggagagagagagagaaatgactaatatatattatattctATAAAAAATGCAGGCATTTGGGTGATAATGCAGATATGGTGGTGATAAAGAATACAGGGCACGCTTACATTGTAGAAAAACCTAAAGAATTTTACAAACACCTAAAGTCCTTCCTACTCCCTCCAATCCCCCCtcttccaccaccaccaccaaccaccacaaccaccacaaCCGCCGCCGCCACCACAACCGCCGCCAACGGCCATGCTAATTTTACCATCTTACCCCCGCAGTAAAAACATGAGCAAACTGACCAGGTCTCCACTCTCCAATCCttcaaagttttgaacttttttaaCTCTTGTAACTCGAAATTAATTCATGTAATCCAAAAGTATTTATTATTATCAAGTGAAAAACTATTATTCATCTCGCTAGAAGTAGAATATAATGATTAGACAATAGACAACCATATTTTTTGAACTTTACTGTGTTTACCATTGAACTAGAACTGtgtgttttttgtgtttttttactGTGTTTACCATGCATTGAACTGGAATTGAGCGTGTTTTTTTACTGTGTTTACCATGCATCGAACTGGAACTAAGTGACAAACATACAAGCTATATGTATATACCAAAGATTCAACAAAAATCTAACATAAGAATCTTGAGACATTGAAATTTCATAAcatggatttaaaaaaaaaaagaaaaaaaaagaaagaaagaaccataAAAGCTACTTTATTTGCTCAGACGGATGCTAATTCTTATCTCCCTTGAGGTTCACCAGCTCctatgaaaaattataaaaagtGAGAAACttataaaaatttatataaaaaatatataatttttattttttggtttACCTCCCTCCTCTGAAATATTTGAGGTCCAAAGAGTGAGATTATCCTTAATCAGTTGCAAAATCAGAGTGCTATCCTTGTAAGATTCTTCATCTATGTTATCAAGTTCAGATATAGCTTCATCAAATGCTTGTTTGGCCATGTGGCATGCCCTGATTGGTTTAAAAATAATTTGTTAAATAAAACTATATTTATAATAGAAATTGGTAAATGACTAATCACTAATGACAGATTGATTAAACCTTTCAGGGGAGTTTAATATCTCATAGTAGAAAACTGAGAAATTCAAAGCCAAACCAAGTCTGATTGGATGAGTAGGTGCCAGGTCAGATGCAGCAATAGCTGTTGCAGCcttcaagaaatagcaacatactttcattaatttatttattatagcattttatttttaaagtacaatgaataaataaaataaaagtaatgGGAAGAAATGAAATAACCTCATAAGCTTTCAGAGACTGATCTTTAACCTCCTTATGATCTCCACTTATTTTAAATTCAGCCAAGTAACGAAAGTAATCACCCTTCCtgataatattaaacttttaaaaaaaaataaaatcataaagGTCAATTAGCAAAGTATTTGTGATATTCAAAAGAAACATACATTTTATGATAGAAGACAGCAGATTCTCCAGATTTTGTTGATGGAAGCAAATGGTGATCGATTGTTGCAAGTATGTCATTGCATATAACTGCAAGTTCATCTTCCACTTTCTTCATGTAATCTTTTATCTTTTTCACATTTTGTTCATGGCCTTTGCCTTCTTCCCTGTTCTCAATAGATGATAGTATCCTCCATGCAACTCTTCTTGATCCAATCACATTTTTGTATCCAACAGACAACAGGTTTCTTTCCTCCAAACTCAGTTCCACATCCAGTTTTGCAATGGATTTCATTGCTTCAACCATCTCTGAGACATTAAACAAGGAAATTTCAGAAAGTGTGAGAACATCAATGTCGATCAAGTTTTGGTTCTCTCATCTAGTCATATACACAGGCTTTTGAAAAAAATGTGTAAATAACTTTCATCTAGTGTAAAAATAGATACGATTATATTAGAATCAATGTGGCTATATGAGCGAATTCAAACAAAACATCGATGTAGATATGTAATCAGCATTGTCCTGATATATAGAATCGAGCCACAACTCAAATGGAACCATAACTAGAAGGTGCATAATTCTCGATTTGTGATCATTATAGTACAGAAACATGGAAATCAACAGTGAATTAAGTTCACAGATGCGTAAAACTCGAATCTGATGAAAAAGCCCCAAGGAATCTTCATAAAATATGGAAGTACAAGAGGTTAAAACTTGATCATAAAGCACAAAAACCAAAACTACAAACGAACACACGGATTTGCAATTTGAATCGACTAACAATCACCTCGAAACTTAAACTAGAAAAATCCGCTGGTATTCCATTGTGCAATTTACCAGCAAAACTGAAAATCATGGGGTTATATGAAGCAAATAGCAGAGTAAGGAAGAGAGTAAATATAATTACCGTCGTATCTCTCGGCTTGCTCTGCAATTCTAGCGATGTAAACATGGCGATCTCGCTCCTTCTCCGTATCCATGGTGTCTGCAAAACCCTTGTTTTCAGTTGGAAAACTGATGAAATTAAggcagggagagagagagagagagagagagagaggaggtggTGACTGTTGAATCGAGAGGACAATGGTCAGCATCTCGTCCActttcattttatatttattttctaGTCCTTCTACTTTCTTTATTTCTCAAAAAATATCACAACATTTTGTCTTTGTCTACAGGTGGCAATCTGCATGGTTTGCAAACAGCCAAGAATATATACGCTTCTTTTAAATAATTTTCATTTTGTAAACCATTCTCAAACATAAAGACTTTCATTTTCAGATAACTAAATTTAAAAAATGGTCAGCgaatattataattttattctAAGTTTTTGATTTGTATTAATTTCATTTATGTCATTTCTAAATTTTTTGTCCTAAATGATTTCTCTTTCCGTGGGTTACATATAGGTAAGCTTTTCTTCTTTTGCATACCCAACGGCTCCAATTTTGACACATTTGTCATTTCCGCCCTAGAAAAATATGGTTTATCTGGATATGATCATCCTGAACGTCACTTAATGAACATCAAAGAATCCAGATCGAAAGTTCTAGTCTTGCTCGTATATGGGTTGTTAAGGTCCATCAACAAGCTTCATGTACATTATCTTTCACATATAAATAAGTTGTATTATGTATTTTGTTTTGGTTTGCAATTTTTTGTTGAAATGCATGAACATGATGTAATGTTTTGGTAATATGTTAATGAAATACAATGTACAATGTTGTTGAGTTTCTGatgcaaaattcaaatttcaaagaaAAATAGTCAATGAAGGAAAGAAAGCAACGTTGTATGCCATGACTATGCAATTACAATAAAAAGTGAAATACCAAAAGTATGCTTGTAATTAGAGTACATGTTGCCAAATGATCAAATGTAATGCATGTAAATTTAGTATTTGTAATTTAAGTCTTACCAAATGACTGGAAAACTATATTATAAGCTAAACTCATAAAACAAAGGAAATGAAAATAATTTCATACAACAATAGAGCACAATTTGGATATACTATAAAAATCAACAAAATGTCTTTACATTACTTTAAGTtgaacaatatttttttattacattattTTCCATTCAAGCCTTGTCAAAAGAAAGTAATGGTCAACGAACCATAAGTGTATATCATGTCATTGACACATCATCTTTGAAACCAAATTTTGTCACACAATATAAATAGTATACCCTTCAAATTTTGTCACACAATATAAATAGTATGCCATTTTTAGGGGTGGGTCAAGTTggtaaaattagaaaaaaaaaaattaaaaaatggcCTAgagcttctctctctctctctctctctctctctctctctctctccctccctccctccctccctccctctctctctctcaacactACAATGTCGTTTGATCCATGTTTGCTCGACATGCCGCCGTCGGGGGACGGTGTATGCCATGGTTGCCGAGTTAAATGACGAGCTATATGTCGTACACTCCCCAAAGCCTAACAAAAGATATCGTTGGTTAACATAAATCATAACAAAAGATATCAATGTTTGATAACGTATCCCACCAAGAATACGTCAAACATAATGGAACCGTAATAGACGGTTTAGGCAACGGGTGGCGTATTCCTAAATCCGTACCCTCGCCCTCGCGATCCCATATTCGTTCCTTGGCGCCCAAGCACCAAGGCTAGCGTTAAGACAAAATAGTACCAATTGCCTCCCAAAGCAACAGGTGTAGCGCTCAGGGCGCCACTCCTGGCAAACCTGCACTAATAGTAAACAACCACTCACGAAGCACGATCTACCAATCGAATGCCATTTGTCCCTGCCAAACCTGAAAAGATAGGAGATACTGACAGGGATCTGTCCCCCTGACCACATGTATAAAAGGTCCCTTCTCCTCCAAGAGAATGGATCGAAAAAACGCCTCCTTTAAACCCTGACCTATCACTTTTCACCTTCTCTCTAAGAGACCAACTGACTTGATCGTTGGAGCCTCGTTCCATGACTGCCTCCCAGACAACGACTGGCGATCTTGTTTTCTTTGTTGTGATTCTCAGGCCCTTCATTCCATCCTTCAAATAGATGGAGTTAAGCCGTAGACATATCACAACAATGTTCAACATATATCATATCAATGGACACCATACATTAGAAAGTTACCTAACCACCCATGAACCTCTTGACTCAGCTGTACCACCACTCCCTAAACCTCCTGAACCAGTTACACCACTACCCCGTGAAAAAATAAACCATCTACAAATAACCCTAAAACCTGAACCCTAATAACCAAGACCCCTTATACCTCCACCTTAGAATCATTAACCCTTGCACTTTCACTATTAGAACCAACACCCCTATGACCAACCTTCCTTGGACCTAGACCCTTCTGACCAACAATATATGAAGTCTTAGAGGGACCTCCTTGGAATGTACATCTTCTTGATTTATACCCCGTATTGTGACATTTGCTACATGTTATTGTCGTAAAACTTCTTGACTACTTACTCCCTTTGCTACTTGGTTAATCATCTTCCCTCACTATCTTCTTTTTTTGGTCTTCCAACCTATCATAAAACAAGTGAGTTTATAATGCACATTAAAAGTTCTTGTTTTAACTACAAACCCAAGGTTATGTGACAATACTTGTTTGTGATGCTTATGAGCAGTAATGGATGTTAGGAAATTAGAATTAAGATACATGTTTTTTAGAATACAAATCTAGTCTACTCCTAATTTCACTTATGTTCCAGATAAGACTTACACCCCTTGACCTCAATGAGGGAGAGAAACACCTTATACCAATTTCACTTAAGTTATACATGTCTTCCATTTATGGGTTTAATCTTGAATTTGTATACGACCTTCCATGTTTGTATCTAATAATAAGGATCCACTCAATGATCACTAGCAACAGATTGGTCATTCTCTATAATGTCACATATCACTATAACAACATGTTTACATGGCATTCTAGTAATTTTCCATTTCATACAACTATATGATTTGTCACCATATTAACCATAGATTGAACATTTAAATGCTTATACATGGTACTTCCCATTCCATGCATATATGGTCCTATAGTGCCTTGTTTCAGTCTTAAATTCCTCAACAAACTTTATGGTTGTTGGTGTCAATTGTACATCTAACTTATGAATGGCCTTTTGGATAGTGGCAAgtcttttcatcaaataaatgCCTATATACTCTAAGCATGTGATACTAGGATTATCCCTCCCATTAATTAGTCTTGATTTAAACACCTTACTTGGattgtaaaataatattttatgcaTTTCTCTTCATATATAAGTCAACATCATAAATTGATTACTCAATGCAGcaaaaaaacatagatccttttGAACTACCTAGTAAGAATATTCACATTTTGTTGATTCTCAAGTTCCAGATTCACAGTGGTTCTTGGGTTGCTCAACTGAATCTTTAATATGTAGTCCCCAAGAAGGCCATGTTCTTTCCAATAATAACCATTAACAAAATCAAATGCTTGACTTTTCACTCTACAAACCTTCGTCCTTGAAATGCCCAATTCAAACCTTTTTTTGTAATTCATCATGAAATTATCTAATTGTGATGCTTGGGTTTGATTCAACttgttgaaaattttggtttgctAATAAGTTTGAAGTACAAGCCTTGACATGTCGAGTTTGAAGGCAGACATGTTTTGACATAAATGTCTTCACCATCGACTCCTCTTCATTAAATCTTTGACACTTTAGGGTTCAAcgaaaaccaatttttttttttaatttccaaGTGTACCCTCTAAAATATTACTACAACTAATGAAAAAGAGAATTTATTGCTAGGTCATGAATCACACCTCTACCAGTTACTCtaattatttttgtcatttttactACATGTAGGTCCCCTAGTTTGTATAGAACATTGTTTGACCTTTTCATTTATATCCTTTTATCCTTTAAAGATTGACTAAGGGAATTTTTTGTCATGTACCTCACTAAGAGAAAAATACTTAGGTTCCTTCATCTTCTCAAGCATTCTTTTCCTTGGAATTTCTTGATCACCACTAGAGTCAAAGATTTTATCGTTTATCATATCCAAGTCTTTCCTATCATCATATACTTATTCATTTTCATCAGTTGGTAGAACCATTCCACCTCCATATCTACCACAATTTGAATTTAAATGCCAAATGTTTTCTCCACTTTCTAttgcaacaaaatggagttgatCCCTTTGTTCTTAAACATGAATAACATACAAGGCTTCTTAATCCGTCAACTCCGTTCCTAATACTTTCTAAAAAGCTTCATGGCACCCTTATGgtccataaaaatcataaatttatgGACATTCATGGAAAAGGCATGTACTTCAACAAACTAGGTTAAAATGGTGAGAAATGGGGTCAAAACCCCATGCATGGAACCAAAACAACTTGTCAGTCCAtatctgaaacatataacactCTTGGGGACCTCGGTGGGcaataaagttgcaaaatttattacaaacacTCACTCAAAACTCATCAAATGAACCAAACTTGCTTGAACTCAATATCTACAAGGAATGAACCACAAAGATTGAGTCTTGAAGACTTACAATACTCTAACAGTTGCTCAAGGGGGCTACTTGTTCTTGCTAGATGGTTCCTTCTACAACAAGTgaacttcttcttccttcaatggACACCAAGAAAGAAAAATGAGCTCAAAATGAACAAGAGGAGATTAGGGTTTTGTGTTCTACTCTAGAAGGCAATGGAGGTTGAGGTTGGGAGGAAACATTAACTGTCACATCCTTTAAAAAGGGCCTAAGgcttgagatttagggttttgaaccCTAGCCTCCACCATGTCGTCTTCATTAAATGATGTGTCCCATGTCATGACGACGGGAAATCCCCAAATCACAACATTGCAAAGCCTAAGACTTATACTTGGTTtttgaatgttacaattctccctcacttgaatcaggATTCCTTTGAGAAATCCACTATAGTAAATAGCTTGGGGTAATTCTCCCTCATCTCCTACTCaggttcccaagtccactcagaaCCCTTTCGGTCCTACCATTGCACCTTAACCAAAACTACCACCTTGTTGCGCAAGGTCTTCGTGTTCATTTCTAAGACCACAATCATTCGCTCAACATAATTTAGATGCTCATCAACGTGGGTATCATCCAATGGAATCAACGGAGACTCATCGACTAAACTCTTCCACAACTAggaaacatgaaaggtgttatggatcTAACTAAGCTCCTCCAGCAAATCCAAACGGTAGGCAATCTTGCCCACACGAACAACTACTTTGACCAGAACAATGTATTTGGGTCTTAATTGGCCCTGCTTTCAGAACCGGATGACACCCTCctaggtgacaccttcagaagcacaTAATCTCCAACTTGAAAATCAAGATCAGATCTACGTCGATATGCATAACTTTTTATCTACTTTGAGCGGTCTGCAACCTCTCACGTATATGTTGGATCATCTTagtagtcttgagcactacctcagtgtTCCTCATAATTCTCTGGCTAACCTCACACTAGCAAATCGGGGTCCGATATTTCCTCTCATAAAGGAACTCAAAAGAAGGCATATTAATACTTGCATGATAGTTGTTCTTTTAAAAAAACTCAACAAAAAGAAGATATGTATCTCAGCTCCCACCAAAATATAACATACATGCGctaagcatgtcctcaagagtctgaatggATCACTCACTTTATCCATCACTCTGCGAGTGGTTGGCGGTGATGAATTGCAACCGAGTactcaactcctcatggaacttcttccaaaacctagaagtaaaatGAATGCCTCGGTCGGAAACCACTGAAACTGGAACTCCATGTCCTGCGACTACCTCCTTGGTATTGATGTGCGGAAAATAGTCTAATAAATTAAACTTAATTCTAACTACAAATCTtttacttttaaatttataattccTAACAAACTAAACTTGACTATCAACACCAAACAGTGTACCTGATCAGATTATATTATTAGTTAAAGTAAGTAAGGGTGTCGAACTTAAAGGGAGTAGGATGTATCAACTAAGAGAAActctaacaaaaataaataattatattaagcAAAATACTAAAAATTGCTAAACAGATAAATAAAAGTACGTTCATTTAGAATTAGAATATCCTCATGAATATGTTTAGTTTATTCAAGTGCAATGGAATTTAATAGATATTCATCGATTCCTAAAGCGATTAACTAAATGCTAATATCATTAACCCTATGATTCTAAGTTATGTACCACCAATGATAGCTTTCTTAGACTCAGTTTATTTGTTCATATTATGTAATAACTTAACAGTTATGATCAGTCTTAGGGTTAGTGGTGACTTCTCAAATTGTTCCAAGTTATTGGATCAatcaaaaatattaatattaattatacTATGTTTAACCCAGTGTAACACTCCGCTAGTCACAATTGACGATACTCCTAACTCAGTTTTTCAGCTTGGACAAGTTAATAAACAATGTCATACAAGATACATAATCTGACCTACTCACAAATCATGCACTCAattacataaacataacaaaatcatTATCAATACTCATGGATCATTAGTTAAGCATTAACATAATAAAACGAATACTATCAAACTcctttaaatgaattaaaacggAATCAGTCTGGGATCATCTACATCTAAACAAAAGCTTAGATTTTTAGCCCATAATCATAACTAAATAACAAGAAAGAACAAAGAAATTAAACATAATGCAAACCAAAATTCTGAAGTGTTATAAAAAGtctttctttaagcttcaaaTCTTTATCTGCTgcaacttctagggtttttctgcttGTCTTACCTCTCTCCGATGTCTCTCTTGTAGTGGACAAAATTATGCTTGTTAAATGTGACTGTTGCATTTAGAGCATTCATATGGAGCATTTGAGTTCAATGGAGCACTTGGAACTTAATGGAGTACGTGGGATTCCTGGGGCATGTGATAAAGGAATGGATCATCTGATAAGGGAATGGATCTCCTGACAAAGGACATGATATGCCAAAGTGACAAGAGATGCCACTAAGTGACATGATATTCCACAAAGTGACTTGATATGCCACCGAGTGACATGATATGCCACCAAGTGACAGGATATGCCACCAAGTGACAGGATACTCCATTCATGAGGAGGATGTGCCAAATTAGAGTCTAGATATGCCATTTAAGAATGAGGGGTTCCAACTTGGAAGAGGATACATAAACCTAGGAAAGGATGCGCCAACCTAGGTAAGGACGTGCAGTCCATTGATCAAGATGTGTCATCCATATTCCTGACGTGCAATATTGATGCAAGGATGAGCTACTTGGTTCCTTGATATGCCAAGGTATCCCTTGATGAGTCGTGtgctatgaagtcctctatgatgctTAAGATTATCCAAGGATGCCATGAAGTTGAAGATGCTCAAGGAATACACCTTGATGTGCCACCATAATGGATGAATCGTCACTAGTGTTTATGATGTGCCACATGTGCATCATGATGTGCCACTATGGCTCATGATGTATCATCATGTGTGTTGTTGATGCTCATGGGTTGTATGACATTGATGAATGTTCTAGAAAATGTTGCATGGCAGATTCTGATTGGTTGACACCTTTCATGGTCCTATGGGCCAATGggtttggcccattagggttttgtgacatccccattttttttCGGCTAGAAAAGACTGTTTGATTTATGCTTAGATTATTTATGAATGCGTTCCAAAAAAAGTATTTTCGaaaaaatgtttttcattgattattatAAACTTTGGGAGATCATAATTGATACaagatacataagcataaacgtaaTCGTTACATGCCCTTACAATAGCTCATTGCACTAATGGCCTATATTCTTTGAATCTCTCAGTGGATTGTACCTTCGTATCATTACccgtgatacaaagaaactgagtgggtcgggttgggaaacctgatgagtacatagggtttttaacctacaatgttttaatatatatatatatatatatatatatatatatatatatatatatatatcttaaaacctgcaagatcattaacacaaatACATTCCATATAAGCAATCTACACCATCCCATCGATCTTCACATATTGATCGTTTATAATGACCTAATCTATACACTCGGATTAACAAATGAAtggctttacctaatccatactctcagatatGGAATAAATGACTATACCTAATCCATACATCTTGGATCAGGAATGAATAAttgtacctaatccatactctcagatcggtaatgaatgactatatttaatccatactctcggatcagaAATGAATGACTAAATATAATCCGTACTCTAAATTAGGAATGAATGACTaaatctaatccatactcttagATCAGGAATGAATGACTaaatctaatccatactctctgattaggaatgaatgactaaatctaatccatactctcggatcaggAATGTCAGGGTTTTACTCTCTACTCATGTCTCACACGTACTCATAAGAAGATGTTACCCAATATacaaattaattaaacttatgcCTCATTTGCAAGTCTTATATTATCTCTTGTAAGACTACAATGCTCAACTCCTAGTGTCAACTCCGCTTAGGCAACACTATCCTACTTTAGTGTATATTTAATGCAGAGTATTCAGGTATTAATAAACCTTTATCCTTCTCTCTAATGATACTCCTATTATTACTATCAtgaaatagtatatatatatatatatatatatatatatatatatatatatatatatattaacacatATAGAACCATATCTGGTTTGCATATCATATATCGTTAAATACGTTTTTAACACATATTCCAGACAATAAGCAGATAGCTCACATATAAACTCTTCTACAAATATTCAATACTtttattaatacttgtattaaaattatgtttatgaaagggacaaTGTACTCACTTAATATAATTGGATGCCTCGAAATTTGGGCAAACTTCGCCTTGGTACTTTAGCTTTTCCTCTGACATGACAGAGATTTTCCTAACAAAAGTCTGGAAATTGTGTTGTCAGAACTTCGGTCTGGTAGCTACTAGATGTCGGTCTCTTAGGGACCTCAAAACTAACCAAAAGACccttaatattaaaaaaaaattggtttcttAGGAGAGAAACTCGAGAGAGATGAATTGAAGGGGTGAGGAGACTGAATGAGGCATTTCTGGTATTTATACAGCTGGAAAGGCATCTACGCTCCACGCCCTAGCTTGGTCGGCCCTCTCAGGTGTTGTCACGTGGCATGTGATGGCTGGAGGAGCATGGCAGGGGGTAGGTATgagctgaaacttcaaaaattcatatctcgtCCATAGGAACTCCGTTTTCAAAGTTCTCTATATCCACATGTATGTATTTCcatgtactacaactttcatttagattttgtcggctaattctcagcCGATCATAATT of the Lactuca sativa cultivar Salinas chromosome 6, Lsat_Salinas_v11, whole genome shotgun sequence genome contains:
- the LOC111878278 gene encoding uncharacterized protein LOC111878278; the protein is MTTKCFSITASRNWCLRSTFSSFGLRSTVTDLGDGTTIHCWVPKTRKETRPDLLLLHGLGANAMWQWGPDIIPRFVHHFNVYVPDLVFFGDSYTTRRERSESFQAQCVYRVMEANSVKRMRVVGLSYGGFVAYSLAAEFKEAVERVVICCAGVCLEEKDLAEGLFPVKTLEEAADILLPQTPEKMKELMRFTFVKPPVKTPNCILVDFIDEMNKEHVEEKKELIHALCKDRKLSEIPKIPQPTMIIWGDKDQVFPLELGYRLKRHLGDNADMVVIKNTGHAYIVEKPKEFYKHLKSFLLPPIPPLPPPPPTTTTTTTAAATTTAANGHANFTILPPQ
- the LOC111878279 gene encoding 14-3-3 protein 7, whose protein sequence is MDTEKERDRHVYIARIAEQAERYDEMVEAMKSIAKLDVELSLEERNLLSVGYKNVIGSRRVAWRILSSIENREEGKGHEQNVKKIKDYMKKVEDELAVICNDILATIDHHLLPSTKSGESAVFYHKMKGDYFRYLAEFKISGDHKEVKDQSLKAYEAATAIAASDLAPTHPIRLGLALNFSVFYYEILNSPERACHMAKQAFDEAISELDNIDEESYKDSTLILQLIKDNLTLWTSNISEEGGAGEPQGR